In Mytilus trossulus isolate FHL-02 chromosome 10, PNRI_Mtr1.1.1.hap1, whole genome shotgun sequence, the DNA window ataattttatatttaaatttctagTCTTAGACTATCTATTTGTAACCAATCACACTTTAAgcaaaaagttatcaaaggtaccggaactataatttaaaatgcTAGACGCGCGGTtcgtcttcataaaacacatcaGTAACgcttagatcaaaatagttaaaaatccaaacaagtacaaatttgaagagcattgaggtcctaaaattccaaaaagttgtgcctcATACAGCTAAGgcaatctattcctgggatacgAAAATCTTTAGATTTCCGAAAgagttttgtaaacatgaaatttataaaaattaccatatgattgatatttatgtaaacaccgaagtgttgactactgggctggtgaaacactctgggacgaaacgtccaccagcggTGCAAACATTTATCAAAGTTATCTTGTTTATAATGTAATCCTtaagacgtgcgtttcgtcttcataagactcttTAGTGACTCTtacatcaaaatagttataaagccaaacgaGTACAAAGTTCAAGAATATTGTGGaccatatatttaaaaaaatgtcaaaacctCTTTACAGCTCATTTCAATGAGTTTGTAgctaaaggtaatatctttggttagcttgcttgaaagctgaaccgtgaagtgaTTGTTGTTGGGTAatgtatactaccctcctttcgatGTAGCCTAGTCcttcggacttctcttgaactgaattttaatttacgtattgttatgcgtttacttttctacattaggtagaggtataggggaggtttgagatctcataaacatggttaaccccgccgcaattttatgactgtcccatgtcaggagcatctggcctttgttagtcttgcatgattttttaattttagtttttgtgtataatttggagttgaGTATGACATCTAtcatcactgtactagtatacatatttttaatgggCTAGCTGAAGaccgcctccgggtgtgggagtttctcgctacattgaagatccagtggtggccttcggctgttgtctgctctttggtcgggttgtcgtCGCTTTGACACACTTCCTTACACAGATAAATTAGTTTTCTGTaggactagtctactcttagtggagggtagtttaccttacctaacaatgacttcacggttcagctcgCAAGTAATCTAACCAAAGATATTGCCTTTGCTTATTCACTTATCCAGGTCACAGTGGCACCCAAAATAGCTGTATGTGTTGTCAAAAACATGGTTCATAATGTTACTTTGTGTGAATATGTTTTAGTTCGGTTCATCATTCTAATCATTCTAAGCATTTACTGATTTATGTTGTAATTCAATTGATTGTATGGCTCAAATTTTAGGCTCAATGCTATCATGTACgccttacattttttttaaatatacatgtactataaaattacatttcattTGCAACATTGAAGGACTCCTTTATCGTCGGACAAAGgatataaatattaacatgCAAGTACTCATTTTCTACATGGAACGACTTATATTCgacataaaataatttctttacgAAAATGTTCAGATTATTTCGCCAGATTGATATTGCTTATCAGCTATGAAACATTTCAAGAAAGTTGTCGTTGTTTATGatcttgtttttgttacagattgGTCTTGTTCGAGGTGTACATTCACAAACAAAAATTcatacaaaagatgtaaaatgTGTGCTTTAGAGAATCTTACATACGAAAGTAACCCCGAGTCAGATAGTTTTCCATCTGTTATACAAGGTAATATAATGCAGTTAAATTTGTACGTATAAAGTACATAGTGAACAATGTGATGTCTCCATTTTAAGGTGCATATATTCATGCACTAAAAAAAACGGATGTAATTACACCATGATATTTTATCTGAGTACAACATAACTGAGTAACTTTacctctactttccgctatatagatgatgttctttcattaaacaattcaaaatttggtgactatgtagaacgcatctatccaatcgaactagagataaaggatactacagaaaCAGTTAAGTCGGCTATATATCTTGACtttcatctagaaattgacaatgagggtcagttgaaaacaaaactttacgacaaaagagatgatttcagctttccaattgtgaactttccatttctaagtagcaacattccagcagcacctgcatacggggtatatatttcccaattgatacgatattcccgtgcttgcatttcctatcatgattttcttgatagaggtttgctgcttacaagggagctattaaaccaagagttccaaatggtgaagttgaaatcatcccttcgtaaattttacggacgccatcacgtgttggttgaccgttgtggaataaccgtttcacaaatgatatcggatatgttccttacgtcgtaactacaatccccttccctttcatgaatgtgacctaccgaataagactatttaccgaatttgttatcacataagcaacacgatgggtgcacCTGAGCTCACCCCtagattttggtggggttcgtgttgtttattctttaattttctatgttgtgtcatgtgtactattattttctgtttttctgtttgtctttttcatttttagcaatggcgttgtcagtttgttttagatttatgagtttgactgtcccattggtatctttcgtccctcttttaataatTGTAAAGCCTGGCAGCACCTAGACAAGTAAATGTTACAtccattttatgttttaagttaaaacCCGTTACGAATTTTGATGAAGATTTACATTCCTTGCCACAGAAGATGGTAAATTAAACAAACACCTGGGATTTCTTTGATACAGTCCActcatttacaatatttaaatcaCTTTTGTTGAAAAGATTACTTTTGTCCATTTCAATCACAATCATTACCTGAGGGGGGACATTCTCAAGATTtcacatgattttttattttttcaccaGCTGTGGCAAGGAAAACAATCtacaaaagtgtttttttttttactttttaaaacacaaaatgaatACAACTTGTATATATCTAGGTGCTGCCaggatttaaaaattaaaacagttttGTCTGTATTCAGAGAAAATTTCATAGTGTAaacatagtcaattttttaacgTGTATAGATAAATCTTAACTTGAATTAAACATGGTcatttttcagaaaaagagTTTTCCTATGACGTGTCATAAGCAACCAAGCTATTACCTGGCTTCTTCTTCGGATTATAGttaatttgtacatttattaattatattgatgAAAGGAATAAGTTCAAAACaaaactagaattgccattgcaagcagtagcggatgtcaccctgaTCCACCAATTGACACTAAACAGCAGCCATGGTAACGGTAATTTACAAGTTACCATTTCTGTAACgtttcatacatttttgaacaatttttaaaattttgctatttttgaacagtttccatggcaacattgcAAATTCCAAAGTCATACTGCTGCTTCATATTGTGTTCCTCATAATATCACACCATCATATAACATTAAATGGCCATagaattactttattttctgGAATGTTCCAggatttttttccatatttttgctgtttctaTGACAACAGCATCCATCTTGAAAATTCCAACACCCGATTGCACATCTGCACATGGGGGTTAACATTATGGTTAAGTTCCATCATCACTGGTCCATGCAATTCCGAGAAATATTCTGGGcaaaaaagtgtggaataataattataaataaaaaaaaagaatgaaacaaTAGCAATATATCACCCAACCTCCGTCAGGGTGACATAAATAGAATGTGTGGTGTCGGTTCAAGTCAATGAAGTAAAACAACTAAACACAATAAAACCAAAACGTCACCAAATGAGGCTAGTGCTTTAAATTGGCCAGTGTTTCCGTCTACACATGCAAGACTCCCCAGTTCCGCATTGGGGTGACAGTTGATAGAAAACtcttagtttttcaaatttcatgaaCGATAATCTTAAAATAGACAGCATCAATGATATTCCACGACAATTCATAAGTTTCGTATGATTGGCATGTAGTACCCAAAAGAACATTAGGTATACAAGTAGATGTATAGATATATACAAAATCCTCCAAGCCTTCACATTATGTACACAAGTTGCAGTTTTAGTGTACATAAAACACATTGATGAGTTTCGATTGATTAACAGGTATTACCCAAAGCAACGTAAGGTGTACACACATTTGTACAGATAGAGAACACCTTAGTGTTTCGAGTAACTGTAGGTGTCTGAACTGAAAATGTACAGAAAATGAACACATCGTTGAATTTTCGTATACCGATTGCTGAGTTGACTGATGTCATTGGTGGTGGACATTTAGTTGCAGAGTGAACCACCTGACAGATCATTGATATGGTCGCTGTCTGTAATATTTCTGCTTATTGAGTTTTCATTTACTAAGTACAAAAGAAACACTTTAATATATccaagatatattttttttatatttgactttaaatatttttcatttgaaacatTTTAGATTCAAGACATACAGATTTTGAAGCAAGTAATGAAATTCGTATAGTTCTAATTGGAAGAACCGGATCTGGAAAAAGTGCCACCGGAAACTCTCTTCTTGGTAAAGAGCAGTTCGAATCCATGGTTTCTGCTTCCTCCATAACGAGCAAGTGCAAACGGGGGGAGTCTACTCGAAATGGGAAGAAAATAATAGTTGTTGATACACCCGGACTTTTTGATACTGGAATGACAAACGAAAAGGTTACCAAAGAAATAGTAAAATGCATCGGAATGACATCTCCAGGGCCGCACGCTATGGTTCTAGTTGTTGGTATCGGCAGATTCACGAAAGAAGAGCAAGACACAGTCAGCCATTTTGTCGATCATTTTGGTGAGGGAATGTTGCGATATATGATAGTTCTGTTCACCAGGAAAGACGACCTCACAAAAAGAAATCAGTCTATCTGCGATTATGTCAGACATGTACCACAAGAACTGGCATCAATTCTTCAACAGTGTGGAAATCGCTATATCGCTTTCAATAATGACGAGACAGGAGAGTCTCGAAAAGAACAAGTGGTAGAATTTTATGACATGGTCGATCGTATGGTCGTTAATAATGGCGGGTCCTGCTATACAAGTGAAATATACCAAGAAGCAGAACTAACATTACAGCGACGGATGCGTGCACAACGTGAAAGGCTGGAAGCAGAGAAGAGAAAGGAAAAGGAACAGATAGAGAGACAAGTAAAGTACAAATATGAACACAGattagaaaaagaaatttttgaGAAAAGCAGAATAGAGGAAGAGTTGAACTCCAAGAAAAGACAGGAAGAGAAGGATAAAGAAGAAAAACGATTACTTGAGAAGGAGGTTGAGGGTCTGAAACAAAAGCTTAATGATGCAGCAAACTCTGGAGGTCGATACGATGCCGAAGACAAAAAAAGGATGGAGAAACAAATGGAATCATTACAACAACAGTTGAAATCGTCTGAAATAAGGAGTGCTAAGAGAGAAAGGGAGCAATTACAGAGAGAACTAGACGAGGCGAATCGTAGATTTCAAAAAGAATTAGCAGCAAAGGATCTAGAAATGAAGAGAGAACTAAAACGAAAGGATGATGAGTATAAATCAAGAATGAAAACGGACAAACTAAGACAAAAAGAAAGAGACAATGTAGAAAATGAAAACGATGGAGCTCTGTCAGATATCATTGGAGGTTTCAAGAAACTAGGTTCAGGCGTGGTAAAAGCTGGAAAGAAAATTCTTAGCTTCTTTGGAATCActaagtaaaaatatttatctccTATATTTATATCAAGAATATTATCCGTCAACTCAACCCTTATTGTATGCATACTATATTGTAATTATggattatatatttaaataggATAGCAGCAAGTCATTACTGGTTGAACTGGTACCCAGCGCTTTAGAATCCAATCAGATTGAATcagatttgaaaatttgtagTTTATAATCCTgcataaatgtaaaaaaaaatgcaagttttctgAAATAGTTCTAACCTGTTCTTGTTTCTCAGTCACATCTACAAGGTTGCATGCACATTGCATTAGTGTAGGGcattctttttcttaaaatataaaacaaaatgtattattatcttttgtctttttaaccggatttttgggACAAGAAtttcggttattgatttggggatgtacggcgggcggCCGGGCGGCTTGGCGgtcgggcgggcggcaatcaaaagttgtccgtgcattaactcatgaaccgttcaaccaaagcttttaaaattttaatatgttgttactgacaacaaaatgaaggtcaagttcaaaaatggcaattttgacttttaccgtacaggagttatggttcttgaaagatcgtaaaatggcgtttccattcaagttgttgcatttactcatgaaccattcaatctacgcttttcaaattttaagacCCCGTTCAcactagcatttttttttatcgatctAATCTGAATCGATCTAAATAAAACCAGTTAGCGTTCACATTATCTTTAATAATAACGATCTCTATCGGTCTGATCTGAACCACTGCGTTCACACTACAATTAAAAACGCAATCGATCTAACCTTTTTGCCCGTAAAACTGTAAACGCTgtgtataaatagaaattattaataaaattcatGTGTTGATACACTGATACACACACTTGGGGAAAAAATTGGATAAATTTATTGTTTCTCTTGAATCACAAGTTAAAATTGTGATACTGGTGTTATTGCAGCTTTCcgtttaatattgaaaaaattaacTGTAGCAACGAAGTTACGTACAACACGACGCCGGAAATACTGCGGTTcctacaagaaaaaaaatcaacaggaGAAAAGAAGACACAGATTTCGCAAATCTATGCTACGGCGAAGACAAcatgttttcagtttgttttaaaggtctTTTAACAGAGAAATATGGCCGGTTAAACAACGAACCTTTGATATAGTTTTGCCGCTACACATGCGCAtactttattttcgattcaATCGTACTAGTTTAAACCGATCTATGCGTTCACATTTAAAGTAAGATCGGTTTACTTTAGATCGATTCAAACTAAACTACCTCTTTTGGTGTTTTAGTTTAGACCGATTGAAGATCGATTCAATGCGTTCACATTAACCCTTAAACCGATCTAAAGAGAACTGGTCTAGTTTAAATCGATAAAAATTTTCTAGTGTGAACGGGGtctaatatgttgatactgatgacaaaatggaggtaaaatttgatattgacgattatcactttcaccattcatcagtaattGTTCTTGTGAtatgccaggacacaaataaatgttaataaatcaatccggtttgctgtcgttgtgacagcctcttgtttatgattataacTCGGAATCGGTTACTACTTTCTTTTTTACGTGATTgacataagtatatatatagtaaGATGTCTTTTCTTTCAGCGAAAAAGCAATTGAAGCAATAACTAATAAGGTGATTTATGAAAGTGTATTATTTATTGTAGCTAGTAACTTTGTTGAGCTGTTCGCAGTTTTTTCCTTCCCAATGCAATGAATTACACCAAATTAtagagataaaatgtaaacgGGTTTACTTTGTAAGGATACCTTATAAACACATTGGATCATTTTTAAGATTCTCTTTTAAACCATGACAATTCAactttctacctcaggcatagactaccttagctgtatttggcaacacttttaggaattttggtcctcaatgctcttcaacttcgtactttatttgaaccttttaaactttttgggattcgtgcgtcagtgatgagtcttatgtagacgaaacgtgtgtCTGGCGTGTAGTCCTGGTtattatgatgagtttatttcctaAATTATTACCTGGAATAGACCTCTAATACACCAGTTAGCAACCAAGAGCTTTTTCCTAGGGTATTTTCTGAGCAATTCTGGCCAAGTTGCCatggataattgtctcaaaAAATTTATAGCCACTTAGGAATCTACGACACTTGATGTGAGAATTTGCACCATTTTCAACTATTGGCATCATACAGCAATCGTTTTTCTCTGAGGAGTCGGACGTTCTCTCAACATTTTAGTAGAACCTTtcttgaccgttatggaataaccgtttcacagatgatatcgaatatgttccttatgtcgtaactgcAACACCCTtgcccttttcacgaatgtgacctaccgaattagactatttaccggatttgtaataacataagcaacacgacgggtgccacatgtggagcaggatctgcttaccctcgagagcacccgagatcacccctagtttttggtggggttcgtgttgcttaattttctttattacaCATGTCttatgcgcgcaaacgtaatgcaccggtgtcttctgtactatttattatttgtctgtttgtcgtcTTTTTACAGAGGATGACCTTGAGGTCACTCCGATGTATTGTTATCGCTTAAATTTCCGTCATTCATAAATTCTAGTCAAATTAGTTTTGGGTTTTCAACACCAGTGAAAAAAGTGCATTTTCATACCTGCGATTTCTGTTCTCCGGTTGtacgatgtttcaacaaaatatggaatcatttcagttgttgatttagtggtgaaaatttgactgaattatatcttaataaatacgattttatatgtttaattggtgtttcagaaagaggtcaggtgctcttgttcattcataaaattatcgttcattcataaatttatcgtaaaataaaaatcactacACAGGTTATACGTGTAGTGTAAATGACCACCTGTAATCTAAAAATAGCGGTCTCACTAATAACATCAAGAAGAacttttagcgacaagaagcgtcaagaacggacaagaagaataaattaagcgacaagaagactatttagcgacatGAAAACTTCTCGTACCGCATGACGATGACCCATATCAAATGAACAATTATGTGTGGGACttagttttaagaaatgatgtcAAAGTAAcactatgaaaatatttttagtaagctgaaatatatatttattttttacatgtttatatcttgtagttattttatttctgtccCATTTTTCAACATTAGCGTCTCGAAAGgtgaaatgttttaactgaatggttaatttaaataattatgaaaattgttaaaattaaataaataaaagtaattattgCCCAGTTACAAACACTACCAGGGGATAATCCATAATTACCTCCAACTTTAGCCTGGTAAACttgttgtctccttgtgaaatataaaacatattaaaaatgatttcctGCTTAagtctttaattgatataaagtcAAAACCTTCTTGCTTTTCACTAGACAACCATGTCCTGTCAGGTTTAATTCTTATATATGTAGACGAAAAATAAAAGTGTCCCAAAACATTAACATGGCAGCATTTGCTTTTACAGCCTATtagactttgatttttttacagaagagtgtccaccatgcacttgcactGCACTATAATAATAGTAGAATAGAATTATCATATATACAAAT includes these proteins:
- the LOC134686402 gene encoding GTPase IMAP family member 9-like — translated: MSKWTCKLCTFINEVDSMFCQACENVKIEETEELENMCSYRTKPMSNYAYEADWSCSRCTFTNKNSYKRCKMCALENLTYESNPESDSFPSVIQDSRHTDFEASNEIRIVLIGRTGSGKSATGNSLLGKEQFESMVSASSITSKCKRGESTRNGKKIIVVDTPGLFDTGMTNEKVTKEIVKCIGMTSPGPHAMVLVVGIGRFTKEEQDTVSHFVDHFGEGMLRYMIVLFTRKDDLTKRNQSICDYVRHVPQELASILQQCGNRYIAFNNDETGESRKEQVVEFYDMVDRMVVNNGGSCYTSEIYQEAELTLQRRMRAQRERLEAEKRKEKEQIERQVKYKYEHRLEKEIFEKSRIEEELNSKKRQEEKDKEEKRLLEKEVEGLKQKLNDAANSGGRYDAEDKKRMEKQMESLQQQLKSSEIRSAKREREQLQRELDEANRRFQKELAAKDLEMKRELKRKDDEYKSRMKTDKLRQKERDNVENENDGALSDIIGGFKKLGSGVVKAGKKILSFFGITK